In Thermodesulfobacteriota bacterium, a single window of DNA contains:
- the coaBC gene encoding bifunctional phosphopantothenoylcysteine decarboxylase/phosphopantothenate--cysteine ligase CoaBC, with product MLKDRKIVLGITGGIAVYKAVELVRRLVNLNAEINVIMTKSAQEFVTPLTFQTLSGNRVITGLFDLLEDSKIGHIAIAQWADIFVIAPATANIIGKISSGIGDDFLSTSVMATKAPVLIAPAMNTNMYENHTVQRNINTLKSLGCHFVEPAYGGLACGTEGQGKLAEVDDIIEEMESILSKKDLSGERVLVTAGPTTEFIDPIRFITNRSTGKMGYAVARVARRRDAEVTLISGPSMLPVPQNIKFFSVKTALEMRAAVLDSLEGSTIVIKTAAVGDYKAKEVCSEKIKRERANLILELEETPDILSEIGKKKGDRIHVGFAAETEDLINNARSKLKNKNLDLIVANDVCMEGAGFESDTNIVKILDREGKIEELPLMSKEEVAEKILDRVVKIKTKKSKNLSKRTSND from the coding sequence ATGCTAAAAGACAGAAAGATTGTCCTGGGTATTACAGGGGGTATAGCGGTATATAAGGCGGTGGAACTGGTAAGAAGGCTTGTAAATCTTAATGCCGAGATCAATGTAATAATGACTAAAAGCGCTCAGGAGTTTGTTACCCCTTTAACTTTTCAGACGCTCTCCGGCAATAGGGTAATCACAGGATTATTTGACCTTCTGGAAGATTCGAAGATTGGACACATAGCTATAGCGCAGTGGGCGGATATTTTTGTTATTGCTCCGGCAACTGCTAATATTATTGGAAAGATCTCAAGTGGTATAGGAGATGACTTTCTGTCAACATCTGTAATGGCAACCAAAGCCCCTGTCCTGATAGCACCTGCAATGAATACCAATATGTACGAGAATCATACAGTTCAACGCAATATAAATACTTTAAAGTCTCTTGGCTGCCACTTTGTTGAACCTGCTTATGGAGGGCTCGCCTGTGGAACAGAGGGGCAGGGTAAGTTAGCCGAGGTTGATGATATTATTGAAGAAATGGAATCCATACTATCTAAAAAGGACCTTTCAGGAGAGAGGGTTCTGGTTACTGCCGGTCCAACCACAGAGTTTATTGATCCCATAAGGTTCATTACTAACCGCTCTACAGGAAAGATGGGATATGCAGTAGCCAGAGTAGCCAGGAGAAGAGACGCTGAAGTTACTTTAATAAGTGGTCCTTCTATGTTGCCTGTTCCTCAAAACATAAAATTCTTTTCAGTTAAGACGGCTTTAGAGATGAGAGCCGCTGTCCTTGACAGTCTGGAGGGTTCCACTATCGTGATTAAGACGGCTGCGGTAGGTGACTATAAGGCCAAGGAAGTCTGTTCAGAAAAGATAAAACGGGAAAGGGCAAATCTTATATTGGAATTGGAAGAAACCCCGGACATACTGTCAGAGATCGGGAAGAAAAAGGGGGATAGAATTCATGTAGGGTTTGCTGCTGAGACAGAAGACTTAATAAACAATGCAAGAAGTAAACTAAAAAATAAAAACCTCGACTTGATTGTAGCCAATGATGTATGTATGGAAGGGGCAGGCTTTGAGTCCGATACTAATATAGTTAAGATACTGGATAGAGAGGGTAAGATAGAGGAATTGCCGTTGATGAGCAAAGAAGAGGTGGCTGAAAAGATACTTGACAGAGTTGTGAAAATTAAGACTAAAAAATCAAAAAACCTGAGTAAAAGAACCAGCAATGATTAG
- a CDS encoding NUDIX hydrolase, protein MKKAAIKCPHCKKDAEVPMSPFLTVDIIIELEKGIVLIKRKYPPIAWALPGGYVDYGESLEDAAIREAKEETSLDVVLKRQLHTYSDPRRDLRSHNVTTVYIASAEGKPKADDDAKEVGVFTKETLPEDLAFDHAQILQDYFQLLASTT, encoded by the coding sequence ATGAAAAAGGCAGCCATAAAATGCCCTCACTGCAAGAAAGATGCTGAAGTTCCAATGTCCCCCTTTTTAACGGTCGATATCATTATAGAATTGGAGAAGGGGATTGTCTTGATCAAGAGGAAGTATCCGCCAATTGCATGGGCATTGCCAGGGGGCTATGTTGACTACGGCGAGTCATTGGAGGACGCAGCAATAAGGGAGGCAAAAGAAGAAACCTCCCTCGATGTTGTTTTAAAGAGACAGCTGCATACCTATTCAGACCCACGGAGAGACTTGAGAAGTCATAATGTAACAACTGTTTATATCGCTTCGGCTGAGGGAAAACCAAAGGCTGATGATGATGCAAAAGAAGTTGGTGTGTTTACCAAAGAGACATTGCCAGAGGATTTGGCATTTGATCATGCTCAGATTTTGCAGGATTATTTCCAACTCCTTGCTTCTACAACATAG